Proteins from a genomic interval of Diospyros lotus cultivar Yz01 chromosome 6, ASM1463336v1, whole genome shotgun sequence:
- the LOC127804518 gene encoding uncharacterized protein LOC127804518 encodes MSGCRGRSPTRARGNRAILAPGPDPIPEPAPVPNPTPPPASPTLTDSVAELRQEVSELRGTMASMLRHFEEFIAHQGRPGQAPPVVGNEPVLQENVSGQTSNPVQQEVEPQGMDGNAGSQLVRNFMALRPSEFRGGNDVLVAEEWLMAIEKHLRTIGCTDAQKVQLATYLFRGAAERWWETARLRFRNREPSWAEFRELFNANYFPAWVRSQKTYEFIELTQGNMSVAQYEKEFTSLARFAPELVNTDEKKATKFLRGLRVEIRFQLAGAQFTDYSTLVHRAYIIERERSELRGALTATRGSGSAQGQGNDRKRKGAPGPSRGTPDIPPCKTSGKRHRDPCRYDRGVTCYTCGQAGYVQRDCPQGSGRAGSQEVTCFKCGRKGHKANVCSVPPQRGGQRPGYQSDRSGQRQSVPRLQGMAPSLALPPGQSTADADRPHIQGRVFALTTAEAEQGKDTVQGILSLYDIDVCVLFDTGSTHSFVAPRVVCHIPISSTLLPYYLIVTTPGDTKMVGSEVYRDCKIMVHDKEFPGNFVVLDIKDFDLILGMDWLSQHYAKVDCRHKVIHFELPHQPIVVYRGIKPMSSTPLISVMKAEKLMRHGCEAYLALVTTGKEDKVEFPDIPVVCEFPDVFPEELPGLPPSREVEFSIDLVPGTQPVSRAPYRMAPNELKELKVQLEELIEKGFIRPSASSWGAPVLFVRKKDGSMRLCIDYRQLNQVTLKNKYPLPRVDDLLDQLRGASVFSKIDLRSRYHQVRVREEDVKKTDFRTRYGHYEFVVMPFGLTNAPAVFMDLMNRVFREYLDSFVIVFIDDILIYSPSLEDHETHLRLALQRLRERQLYAKFSKCDFWQRQVGFLGHVVSGEGISVDPEKVKAVIEWP; translated from the coding sequence ATGAGTGGATGTCGAGGAAGGTCGCCGACACGCGCCCGAGGCAACCGGGCAATTCTTGCTCCAGGTCCTGATCCCATTCCGGAGCCTGCACCTGTACCTAACCCTACACCACCCCCAGCATCGCCTACTCTTACAGATTCAGTGGCAGAGTTGCGCCAAGAGGTTAGTGAGTTGAGGGGCACGATGGCTTCCATGTTGAGGCATTTCGAGGAATTCATTGCCCATCAGGGCAGGCCAGGACAGGCGCCACCGGTAGTAGGGAATGAGCCAGTCTTACAAGAAAATGTTAGTGGTCAGACGTCGAACCCAGTGCAGCAGGAGGTTGAGCCTCAGGGTATGGATGGTAATGCTGGCAGTCAGTTGGTGAGGAACTTCATGGCACTCAGGCCATCAGAATTCAGAGGGGGAAACGACGTTTTGGTTGCAGAAGAGTGGCTGATGGCAATAGAGAAACATCTGCGGACCATAGGATGCACTGATGCACAGAAGGTACAGCTGGCCACATACCTATTTCGGGGAGCAGCTGAGAGGTGGTGGGAGACGGCCAGACTGCGATTCAGGAACAGGGAGCCATCTTGGGCTGAATTTAGGGAGCTCTTCAACGCCAATTATTTTCCCGCCTGGGTTCGTAGCCAGAAGACATACGAGTTCATCGAGTTGACCCAGGGCAACATGTCAGTGGCTCAGTATGAGAAGGAGTTCACCTCCCTAGCACGCTTTGCCCCCGAGTTAGTAAACACTGATGAGAAGAAAGCGACCAAGTTCTTGAGAGGGTTGCGAGTGGAGATTCGATTTCAGCTGGCAGGTGCGCAGTTCACTGACTATTCTACACTGGTACATCGGGCATACATcattgagagggagaggagCGAGCTGAGAGGAGCCCTGACAGCTACTAGGGGGTCAGGCTCAGCCCAGGGACAAGGCAATGACAGGAAGAGGAAGGGTGCACCAGGGCCTTCGAGAGGCACGCCAGACATCCCCCCATGCAAGACATCTGGAAAGAGGCATCGTGACCCATGCCGCTATGACAGAGGGGTGACATGTTACACTTGTGGTCAGGCGGGGTACGTACAGAGGGACTGCCCTCAGGGGTCAGGTAGAGCAGGCAGCCAGGAGGTGACATGTTTTAAATGTGGGCGCAAGGGCCATAAGGCCAACGTTTGTTCAGTGCCACCCCAGCGAGGAGGCCAAAGGCCGGGGTATCAGAGTGATAGATCTGGGCAGAGGCAGTCAGTTCCTAGACTTCAGGGGATGGCACCATCATTGGCACTACCACCAGGACAGAGCACCGCAGATGCTGATAGACCCCACATCCAGGGGCGAGTGTTCGCCTTGACTACAGCTGAAGCAGAGCAAGGGAAAGACACAGTGCAAGGTATCTTATCCTTATATGATATTgatgtttgtgttttatttgatacGGGATCCACACACTCTTTTGTTGCACCTCGGGTGGTATGTCATATTCCAATTTCCAGTACATTGTTACCATATTATTTGATTGTGACTACTCCGGGAGATACGAAAATGGTGGGTAGTGAGGTGTATAGGGATTGTAAAATCATGGTGCACGATAAGGAGTTTCCGGGGAATTTTGTGGTGCTAGACATAaaagattttgatcttattttgggcATGGACTGGCTATCCCAACACTATGCTAAGGTTGATTGTCGGCACAAggtaattcattttgagttgccTCATCAACCAATTGTTGTGTATagaggcattaaaccaatgagcTCCACACCCTTGATTTCGGTGATGAAGGCGGAGAAATTAATGCGACATGGTTGCGAGGCATATTTGGCTTTAGTGACGACTGGTAAGGAGGACAAGGTGGAATTTCCAGATATTCCGGTGGTCTGTGAATTTCCCGATGTATTTCCTGAAGAGTTGCCAGGATTGCCGCCATCGAGGGAGGTTGAGTTCTCTATTGACTTAGTACCAGGTACGCAGCCAGTTTCTAGGGCTCCTTACAGGATGGCtccaaatgaattgaaagagcTAAAGGTGCAGTTGGAGGAATTGATTGAGAAGGGATTCATCCGCCCGAGTGCCTCATCTTGGGGTGCTCCAGTTTTATTCgtgaggaagaaggatggatcCATGAGATTATGCATTGACTACCGGCAGTTGAATCAAGTGACgttgaagaacaagtatcccctCCCCCGTGTTGATGACTTGTTAGACCAGTTACGTGGAGCATCCGTCTTTTCGAAGATTGACTTGAGGTCTAGATACCATCAGGTGAGGGTCAGAGAAGAAGATGTAAAGAAGACTGATTTTCGCACTAGGTACGGccattacgagtttgtggtcatgccatttgggttgactaaTGCCCCGGcagtcttcatggatttgatgaacaggGTGTTTAGAGAGTATTTGGATAGCTTTGTTATAGTGTTCATTGATGACATACTCATCTACTCGCCGAGTTTGGAGGACCATGAGACCCACCTTAGGCTGGCATTGCAGAGGCTGAGGGAGAggcagttgtatgccaagtttagtaagtgtgatttttggcagcgacaggttggctTCTTGGGACACGTAGTATCTGGTGAGGGTATTTCAGTAGACCCTGAAAAAGTGAAGGCAGTGATTGAGTGGCCATAA